A genomic stretch from Leptospira johnsonii includes:
- a CDS encoding malate dehydrogenase has translation MAKTVKVAVTGAAGQIGYSLLFRIASGQMFGADTPVEIQMLELEAALPAAKGVIMELEDCAFPLLQKVTVSADLDVAFKDINWALLVGSVPRKAGMERSDLLKINGGIFVNQGKAIEKNASSDVRVLVVGNPCNTNCLIAMNNAKGVPTDRWFAMTKLDENRAKSQLAIKSSNLVKDVTNVAIWGNHSSTQYPDFYNAKIGGKAATDVIKDHDWLKGDFIKNVQQRGAEIIKARGASSAASAANGVVDTVRQIITPTPAGDWFSVAVTSDGSYGADKGLIFGYPVKSDGNKVEIVKGLELNEFAKEKFNITHDELKSERDEVKGML, from the coding sequence ATGGCAAAAACAGTTAAGGTAGCAGTTACGGGTGCCGCAGGGCAGATCGGATATTCTCTATTATTTAGGATCGCATCCGGTCAAATGTTCGGAGCGGACACTCCTGTAGAGATCCAAATGTTGGAACTGGAGGCGGCTCTTCCAGCTGCTAAAGGTGTGATCATGGAATTGGAAGACTGCGCCTTTCCTCTTTTGCAAAAAGTAACTGTTTCCGCGGATCTTGATGTCGCTTTTAAAGATATCAATTGGGCGTTATTAGTAGGCTCAGTTCCAAGAAAAGCGGGAATGGAGAGAAGCGACCTTCTCAAAATTAACGGCGGGATTTTCGTAAACCAAGGAAAAGCGATCGAGAAGAACGCTTCTTCCGACGTAAGAGTTCTCGTTGTTGGGAACCCTTGTAATACAAACTGTCTGATCGCTATGAACAATGCGAAAGGAGTTCCTACAGATCGTTGGTTTGCAATGACCAAGCTGGATGAGAACCGTGCAAAATCCCAACTCGCGATCAAATCTTCGAATCTAGTAAAAGACGTAACGAATGTTGCGATCTGGGGAAACCACTCTTCTACTCAGTACCCTGATTTCTATAATGCTAAGATCGGTGGAAAAGCCGCAACCGACGTGATCAAAGATCATGATTGGTTAAAAGGCGATTTCATTAAGAACGTTCAACAACGTGGAGCGGAGATCATCAAAGCTAGAGGAGCTTCCTCTGCCGCATCTGCTGCTAACGGAGTTGTGGATACCGTTCGTCAAATCATCACTCCTACTCCTGCAGGCGACTGGTTCAGCGTTGCTGTAACTTCCGACGGATCTTACGGGGCTGACAAGGGACTCATCTTCGGATACCCTGTGAAGTCTGACGGCAATAAAGTAGAGATCGTTAAAGGATTGGAATTGAACGAATTTGCAAAAGAGAAGTTCAATATCACTCACGACGAACTTAAATCGGAAAGAGACGAAGTAAAAGGGATGTTATAA
- the pgeF gene encoding peptidoglycan editing factor PgeF: MIDHRFFLEDKRSLRLLILGNKEASGDPNDPNFIRERVAQASGVAGAEVFFMNQEHGTNILEVNGSPSTEIPTGDALFTTEPKKILVVKTADCMPIFFWTGRPALVGVIHSGWKGTLAGITEKTLAHVKKKYGVDPELVHFYLGPYATGKHYEVGEDVASLFRKEVPNSLKALEEPGKFLLEQKTFLLHRIKSLGIQPFLETAGVCTMSPNSKFFSHRRGDTGRNLNCIWLE; this comes from the coding sequence ATGATCGATCATAGATTTTTTCTAGAAGACAAAAGAAGCCTGAGACTTTTGATCCTGGGAAACAAAGAAGCCTCCGGAGATCCGAACGATCCGAATTTTATCCGGGAGAGGGTTGCCCAAGCCTCCGGAGTCGCCGGTGCAGAAGTGTTTTTTATGAATCAGGAGCATGGGACTAATATCCTGGAAGTGAACGGATCCCCGAGCACTGAAATTCCCACGGGGGATGCACTCTTTACCACCGAACCTAAAAAGATCCTAGTCGTAAAAACAGCCGACTGTATGCCCATCTTCTTTTGGACGGGGAGGCCTGCCCTTGTAGGTGTGATACATTCTGGTTGGAAGGGAACTCTTGCAGGGATTACGGAAAAGACCTTGGCTCATGTGAAAAAGAAATACGGAGTAGATCCAGAATTGGTTCACTTCTATTTAGGCCCTTATGCGACCGGCAAACATTATGAAGTAGGAGAAGATGTGGCTTCTCTTTTCAGAAAGGAAGTTCCGAACTCTCTGAAAGCTCTAGAGGAGCCTGGGAAGTTTCTCTTGGAACAAAAAACATTTTTACTTCATAGGATCAAAAGTCTGGGAATCCAGCCTTTTTTGGAAACTGCAGGGGTTTGCACCATGTCTCCCAATTCTAAATTTTTCAGTCATAGAAGGGGAGATACTGGTAGGAATTTAAACTGTATCTGGTTGGAATAA
- a CDS encoding aminotransferase class I/II-fold pyridoxal phosphate-dependent enzyme has product MRVLDPPSGLDLCSNDYLGLSSHPQIIQALKEGIDIYGAGSTASRLVRGHRTVFEELENDFSNWVHSEDSLFFANGYAANLGTISCVADPSYTIFCDRKNHASLMDGVRLSGAKKVYYKHSDLNDLEDCLKKYSGTKHKMIVTESVFSMDGDKTDVRGLLDLKEKYGALLYLDEAHAIGLFGKEGSGVSLEENISNTSEIDFRMSTLGKALGLEGAVISTTKDARKYLLHSARTFVFSTGPLPAIAHAGRIAIRLARQMDHERKILAENSEFFRDSLRQIGRDTGNSNTQIVPILLGSEEEALELSSRLNQNGFQAKAIRPPTVDISRIRVSLNSKIQRKDLEKFIQLVREN; this is encoded by the coding sequence ATCCGAGTTTTGGATCCTCCTTCTGGCCTGGACCTTTGCTCCAACGATTATCTGGGGCTTTCTTCCCATCCTCAGATCATACAAGCCTTAAAAGAAGGTATCGATATATACGGTGCCGGTTCCACTGCGAGCCGTTTAGTTCGAGGTCACAGAACTGTATTCGAAGAATTGGAAAACGATTTTTCAAACTGGGTGCATTCCGAAGATTCTCTTTTCTTTGCGAATGGATATGCCGCCAATTTAGGAACGATTTCTTGCGTAGCAGATCCTTCTTATACGATCTTTTGTGATCGAAAGAATCATGCTTCTTTAATGGACGGGGTCCGACTTTCCGGGGCCAAAAAAGTATATTATAAACATTCCGATCTAAACGATCTGGAAGATTGTTTAAAAAAATATTCCGGCACCAAACATAAGATGATCGTAACCGAGTCCGTATTCAGTATGGACGGGGACAAAACAGATGTACGCGGACTGTTAGATCTGAAAGAAAAATACGGAGCGCTTCTCTATTTGGATGAGGCCCATGCCATCGGGCTTTTCGGGAAAGAAGGTTCTGGAGTTTCCTTAGAAGAAAATATCTCCAATACTTCTGAAATAGATTTTAGAATGTCCACCTTAGGAAAGGCATTAGGTTTAGAAGGAGCGGTCATTTCGACTACCAAGGATGCCAGAAAATATCTGCTCCATTCTGCGAGGACATTTGTTTTTTCGACTGGTCCACTTCCTGCGATCGCTCATGCGGGTAGGATTGCAATCCGTCTAGCAAGGCAGATGGATCATGAAAGAAAGATATTGGCAGAAAATTCAGAATTCTTCCGGGATTCTCTCCGCCAGATCGGAAGAGATACAGGAAATTCTAATACTCAAATTGTTCCCATACTCTTGGGATCGGAAGAAGAAGCATTAGAACTTTCTTCTCGCCTAAACCAAAACGGATTCCAAGCTAAAGCGATACGGCCTCCGACTGTAGATATTTCTAGGATCAGGGTTTCTCTCAATTCTAAGATCCAAAGAAAAGATCTTGAAAAATTCATACAATTGGTTCGGGAGAATTAA
- the serB gene encoding phosphoserine phosphatase SerB, whose amino-acid sequence MILFFSPKNDSDPQRLSEALSDRFKQPVFIERRSEVSKDYVCDVWDTAHTLSREELVYLRQELQRFRKIDLIQISSFLRNGALFCFDMDSTLIREEVIDELARYAGVYEEVAHVTKEAMEGNLNFQEALRKRCHYLKDLPVSIFDELYFKLHPNHGVPELFKGLKSKNAKTAVFSGGFTDILERFKQEYSIDEIRANYLDREGDKLLGTVSGTVVDKNIKRDSLLELQSRFQMETENIVAVGDGANDQLMLEASGIGIGFHAKEGLKSNISNWIDFASMDVLLYLFAE is encoded by the coding sequence GTGATCTTATTTTTCAGTCCTAAAAACGATTCGGATCCCCAAAGATTATCCGAAGCACTTTCCGACCGATTCAAACAACCTGTATTTATAGAAAGAAGGTCCGAAGTTTCCAAAGATTACGTCTGCGATGTTTGGGATACAGCTCATACTCTTTCAAGAGAAGAATTGGTCTATCTTAGACAAGAATTGCAAAGATTCCGAAAGATCGATCTTATCCAAATCTCTTCCTTTTTACGCAACGGTGCATTGTTCTGTTTCGATATGGATTCCACTCTAATCAGGGAAGAAGTCATAGACGAACTCGCAAGATATGCAGGCGTTTACGAAGAGGTGGCTCATGTTACCAAAGAAGCCATGGAAGGAAACCTGAACTTCCAAGAAGCTCTCCGAAAAAGATGCCATTATCTAAAAGATCTTCCTGTTTCCATATTCGACGAATTATACTTTAAATTACATCCAAATCATGGTGTTCCTGAATTATTCAAAGGATTAAAAAGTAAGAACGCAAAAACCGCCGTCTTCAGCGGTGGCTTCACCGATATATTAGAAAGATTTAAACAAGAATATTCCATAGACGAGATCCGGGCAAATTATTTGGACAGGGAAGGGGATAAACTTTTAGGAACCGTTTCAGGAACCGTTGTAGATAAGAATATCAAAAGAGATTCTCTTTTAGAACTTCAGTCTCGTTTTCAAATGGAGACGGAAAACATAGTGGCTGTAGGTGACGGCGCAAACGACCAACTGATGTTAGAAGCTTCCGGGATCGGGATCGGATTTCATGCGAAAGAAGGTCTCAAGTCCAATATTTCTAATTGGATAGACTTTGCATCTATGGATGTGCTTTTGTATTTGTTTGCAGAGTGA
- the bioD gene encoding dethiobiotin synthase translates to MSIFVTGTGTDIGKTFFCSLIMAKYAEELGLKYLKPIQTGSDSDRVKIMNLTGLGESYFLKNYYTFELPASPHLAAEMENTAVDTNELSRHLFSIKDAKILVEGAGGVYVPIARYYFTADLVEQAKLPLVLVASTELGTINHTLLSIDALRKRDIKVLGVYFIGPENPLRSDNIRTIIEAAEIGLLGTFLLPERKLSRKEFLDKVVKEFDPDRILPDLLFP, encoded by the coding sequence TTGTCCATTTTTGTAACCGGAACCGGTACCGATATTGGTAAAACATTTTTCTGCTCTCTTATTATGGCAAAGTATGCAGAAGAGCTTGGACTAAAATATCTAAAACCGATCCAAACAGGTTCCGACTCCGATAGAGTGAAGATCATGAATCTTACGGGACTTGGTGAGTCTTATTTTTTAAAAAATTATTATACATTCGAACTTCCTGCTTCTCCTCATCTTGCTGCTGAAATGGAAAATACTGCAGTGGATACAAATGAACTTTCCAGGCATCTATTCAGTATCAAAGACGCGAAAATATTGGTAGAAGGCGCGGGAGGCGTATACGTTCCTATTGCACGTTATTATTTTACCGCAGATTTGGTGGAGCAGGCAAAACTTCCCTTAGTACTGGTTGCTTCTACAGAACTTGGAACGATCAATCATACGTTATTGTCCATTGATGCTCTTAGAAAAAGAGATATCAAGGTATTAGGAGTGTATTTTATAGGTCCTGAAAATCCACTCCGTTCAGATAATATCCGGACCATAATAGAAGCAGCTGAAATCGGACTTTTGGGGACATTTCTTCTACCGGAAAGAAAGTTGTCTAGAAAAGAATTCTTAGATAAGGTTGTAAAAGAATTCGATCCGGATAGGATCCTCCCGGACTTACTTTTCCCTTGA
- the bioB gene encoding biotin synthase BioB, which produces MKLSLETPQVTEEKVFSDVPSIIDREETHAILSGQIPLTEALDKAFKVREKYFGKTVRIHVLDNIKNGHCPEDCGYCAQRKNAGSGVQEYSMKSPEEIFQDAVQAKENGAYRFCMVTAGTGPNSLATEKLAFTIEKISKELGLKVCLSAGLLDREKAERLKAAGLDRYNHNLNTSKAHYPEICDTHTYEQRVETITHLMKAGVGMCSGVIVGMGESLWDLTDVIYEIKNLKVISIPVNFFIPVAGHAIKNPQSLTPEFCLRTLIAFRLVNPDSEVRIAAGREGHLRGLQGMALYAANSLFASGYLNVKGSDAADTIRMILDSGFYPEFSSGMGEEIDWESALGKDHPYAPENFPELYKYRKSLK; this is translated from the coding sequence ATGAAACTTAGTCTAGAAACTCCCCAAGTCACTGAAGAAAAAGTATTTTCGGATGTGCCAAGTATAATCGATCGGGAGGAAACACATGCAATTCTAAGCGGCCAGATCCCTTTGACTGAAGCTTTGGATAAGGCGTTCAAGGTCCGTGAAAAATACTTCGGTAAAACGGTCCGGATCCATGTTCTAGACAATATTAAGAACGGACATTGTCCAGAAGACTGCGGTTATTGCGCTCAAAGAAAGAATGCAGGCTCTGGAGTCCAAGAATACTCTATGAAATCTCCTGAGGAGATCTTTCAGGATGCGGTCCAAGCCAAGGAGAACGGTGCATACCGTTTCTGTATGGTCACAGCAGGAACAGGACCTAATTCCCTAGCTACAGAAAAACTGGCATTCACCATCGAAAAGATCAGCAAAGAGCTTGGCCTAAAAGTATGTTTGTCCGCGGGTCTATTAGACAGAGAAAAAGCGGAACGTTTAAAGGCAGCCGGTCTAGACAGATACAATCATAATCTAAATACTTCTAAGGCACACTATCCCGAAATCTGTGACACGCATACCTACGAACAGAGAGTGGAGACCATCACCCATTTGATGAAGGCTGGAGTGGGAATGTGCTCCGGTGTGATCGTTGGAATGGGAGAATCTCTTTGGGATCTAACGGATGTTATATACGAGATCAAAAACCTTAAAGTGATCTCTATTCCCGTGAATTTTTTTATCCCGGTTGCAGGACATGCGATCAAAAATCCTCAAAGTTTGACCCCTGAATTTTGCCTCAGAACGCTTATTGCATTTCGTTTAGTGAATCCTGATTCAGAAGTCCGTATCGCAGCAGGAAGAGAAGGCCATCTTAGAGGATTACAAGGAATGGCTTTATACGCAGCGAATTCCTTGTTTGCAAGCGGGTATCTGAACGTAAAAGGTTCCGATGCTGCAGACACGATCCGAATGATCTTGGACTCTGGATTTTATCCTGAATTTTCTTCCGGAATGGGAGAAGAAATAGATTGGGAATCCGCTCTCGGAAAAGACCATCCTTATGCTCCTGAAAATTTCCCGGAACTTTACAAATATCGGAAATCCTTGAAATAG
- a CDS encoding phosphoribosylanthranilate isomerase, with protein MSQTPKVKICGIRKVDDLKVCVEEGADLIGINFVSSSPRLVSPKEAEILITYLYTSVPSFLRPKIVFLFYKSSTQYIKALLKNLTHDYVQYVSDDSLAPGETSPLYQTKDSRILSYRVRGKVNDDSLHFLNSELLILDSYKSDAGGGTGESFPWEQVSEVRRPYLLAGGLTPENVSKALSQTKAYGVDVASGVESSPGNKDQELIRNFIRNAKRFSYNGN; from the coding sequence ATGTCCCAAACCCCTAAAGTAAAAATCTGCGGAATACGAAAAGTAGACGATCTGAAAGTCTGCGTAGAAGAAGGAGCCGATCTGATTGGGATCAATTTTGTTTCTTCCAGTCCAAGACTTGTCTCTCCTAAAGAAGCGGAAATACTGATTACCTACTTATATACTTCTGTTCCTTCCTTTTTACGTCCGAAGATCGTATTCCTTTTTTATAAATCTTCAACCCAATATATAAAAGCACTTTTAAAAAATTTAACCCACGACTATGTCCAATACGTTAGCGACGACTCTTTGGCTCCCGGAGAAACTTCTCCCCTTTACCAAACCAAGGACTCTAGAATTCTTTCCTATCGTGTCCGAGGAAAAGTGAACGATGACTCTCTACATTTCCTAAATTCTGAATTATTGATATTAGATAGTTATAAATCAGATGCAGGCGGAGGAACCGGAGAAAGTTTTCCTTGGGAACAGGTCTCCGAAGTCCGTAGACCTTATCTGCTCGCGGGAGGCTTAACTCCGGAGAATGTTTCAAAGGCGCTTTCCCAAACCAAAGCATACGGGGTGGATGTGGCAAGCGGTGTGGAATCTTCTCCTGGGAATAAGGACCAGGAACTCATTCGGAATTTTATCAGAAATGCAAAACGATTCTCTTACAACGGAAACTAA
- the bioA gene encoding adenosylmethionine--8-amino-7-oxononanoate transaminase: MIWHPYTIQLDSDPPLKIVSAKGEFLYDENGKEYIDAISSWWVSIHGHNHPNLVDAVKKQLDSLDHVLLAGFTHPPALELAHELLEFTDWNFRKVVYSDNGSTALEIMLKIALQYFRNQGRQKKKVFINFSYSYHGDTIGAMSVGGDSVFNRVFQSLLFQTKNFPSPACHDCPVSKSPHSCAEDCLDELEAYLSAHSEEVVGVVMEPLIAGAGGMLFHKPSVLTRLREITKRYDVLLLLDEVFTGFGRTGADFAYQKAGIRPDMIALAKGLTAGILPLAVTLVSEEIYKEFLSSEPMKAFYHGHTMTGYPPGCASALASLRIYKEENRLADVKRLESYLEEGWAKLRSEFPDKIKNTRVLGSVGVGEIFTGKLKPGYVNPFAREFRRICQEKGVILRPLGNVIYITPPYNISKSSLDKVFQAIREGLSAYKIQD, from the coding sequence TTGATCTGGCATCCATACACAATCCAACTAGATTCCGATCCTCCTTTAAAGATAGTTTCTGCTAAGGGAGAATTTCTGTATGATGAGAACGGAAAAGAATACATAGATGCAATCTCTTCCTGGTGGGTAAGCATCCACGGTCATAATCATCCCAATCTTGTTGATGCTGTCAAAAAACAGTTGGATTCTTTGGATCATGTACTTCTGGCCGGTTTTACTCATCCTCCCGCATTAGAACTGGCCCATGAGCTTTTAGAATTCACAGACTGGAATTTTCGTAAAGTAGTCTATTCAGACAATGGTTCCACTGCCTTAGAGATCATGCTGAAGATAGCTCTTCAATATTTTAGGAACCAAGGTAGACAAAAGAAAAAGGTCTTTATCAACTTCTCCTATTCCTATCATGGGGACACGATAGGTGCAATGAGTGTAGGAGGAGATTCAGTATTTAACAGGGTCTTCCAAAGCCTTTTATTCCAAACGAAAAATTTTCCTTCTCCTGCCTGCCATGATTGTCCAGTTTCCAAATCCCCACATTCCTGTGCGGAGGATTGTTTGGACGAACTAGAGGCATACTTATCCGCTCACTCCGAAGAAGTAGTGGGAGTGGTTATGGAACCTTTGATCGCAGGAGCTGGCGGGATGTTATTCCATAAACCAAGTGTTCTTACTAGGCTTAGAGAGATCACTAAACGTTATGATGTGCTTCTTCTACTGGACGAAGTGTTTACAGGTTTTGGAAGAACTGGCGCCGACTTTGCCTACCAAAAAGCAGGAATCCGTCCGGACATGATAGCGCTTGCAAAAGGACTAACTGCCGGAATTCTACCCTTGGCAGTAACCCTGGTCAGCGAAGAAATTTACAAAGAATTTTTGTCCTCAGAGCCTATGAAGGCATTCTATCATGGGCACACAATGACTGGATATCCGCCGGGTTGTGCTTCCGCTCTTGCATCATTACGAATTTATAAAGAAGAAAACAGACTCGCTGATGTAAAACGATTGGAGTCTTATTTGGAAGAAGGTTGGGCCAAACTAAGATCTGAATTTCCAGATAAGATTAAAAATACAAGAGTCCTTGGTTCAGTAGGTGTAGGAGAAATTTTTACAGGGAAATTGAAGCCAGGTTACGTGAATCCATTTGCCAGAGAATTTCGCAGGATCTGCCAAGAGAAAGGGGTCATCTTGCGACCTCTTGGTAATGTGATCTATATCACTCCTCCATATAATATTTCCAAATCTTCTTTGGATAAGGTATTCCAAGCAATCCGAGAAGGTCTTTCCGCTTACAAAATCCAAGATTGA
- a CDS encoding GDSL-type esterase/lipase family protein, with translation MKALGICFFLLSLISCSVFQPRTIYDYYNPDFKCVDKVGIRDSDEWESYQKLYLEAVLIYSTENEKLKKANIVFVGNSLIAAIPPDLIQSDFPGSVNRGIAGDMTELLLNRLDSTVLNLKPSTIILEIGGNDIRDGKCLDYIEGIHRLLIQKIRTSLPNTKVLILGIPPVLSRNVNSVSPIVNSWLLRIANENQNVQFLDIWPEFRQKEIPFIREELAFSYDGKKDPIHINRDAYIIWLRKIKSLLR, from the coding sequence ATGAAAGCATTAGGGATTTGTTTTTTTCTTCTTTCCCTAATCTCTTGTTCTGTTTTCCAGCCCAGGACAATCTACGACTATTACAATCCAGATTTCAAATGTGTGGACAAGGTCGGTATCAGGGATTCCGACGAATGGGAATCCTACCAGAAATTGTATCTGGAAGCTGTTCTGATCTACTCGACTGAGAACGAAAAATTAAAGAAAGCGAATATAGTTTTCGTAGGAAATAGCCTGATTGCAGCTATTCCACCGGATCTGATCCAGTCGGATTTTCCAGGTTCTGTGAACCGTGGGATCGCTGGGGATATGACGGAACTTCTTTTGAACCGTCTTGATTCGACTGTTCTGAACCTAAAACCTTCTACAATTATCCTGGAGATAGGCGGAAACGATATCCGGGACGGTAAATGCCTAGATTATATAGAAGGAATCCATAGGCTTCTGATCCAAAAGATCAGAACGAGCCTCCCGAATACAAAGGTGCTTATACTTGGGATCCCGCCTGTTTTGAGCAGAAATGTGAATTCAGTGTCTCCAATCGTAAACTCTTGGCTATTGCGGATCGCAAACGAAAACCAGAACGTGCAGTTTTTGGATATTTGGCCGGAGTTTCGACAAAAAGAGATCCCATTCATTAGAGAAGAATTGGCTTTTTCTTATGATGGAAAAAAAGATCCCATCCATATCAATAGAGACGCCTATATCATCTGGCTTCGCAAAATTAAATCTCTTCTCCGATAA
- the mutS gene encoding DNA mismatch repair protein MutS — protein MQNDSLTTETNSPDLTEALDTPMMRQYLEIKAKFPDSILFFRMGDFYEMFLEDAKIASAILDIALTKRQNSVPMCGIPFHSKDGYISRLLTAGKKIAVCEQSRPEDGNTKLMTRDVVRIITPGTVIEEHLLSGFQNNYLCVLVPKAALIFVGMADVSTGEVLHFAVPISRTQVLESEFVKFKPSEICVFSQDLERIRAWQNFGERELTVLDASKVGSENSNDPFQTVTKTLEYYIRENYRDGTLTLREPRILQTGSYLEMDRETILNLELIENEKEDKGHTLFSVLNFCSTAKGKRVLKQRILFPETDPAILKSRWEKQDIIKKIPLAHLTQALKDLGDLERILGRFRGNKAYPRDFKTILSSIQTLDSLIGLLSPLGYPISKPDRLDELKTYIEERIHTDELPVILGNGKFLKDGYDKNLDRAREAGSKGADWILELETEEKKKTGLSTLKIKYNKIVGYFIEISRAQAEQAPKEYLKKQTLVTSERFTTARLEEIERTILEADEIIQKVEKAEFEKMVQTVLGYSSELLLVSEEFGDLDFQISLLKAEEKFGWIRPELSEDSTLEMRSSRHPVVEASLPVGAKFTPNDVGLDGKENSIAILTGPNMAGKSTFMRQIAINQILFQIGGSVAAETAKLPILDKLFTRIGAGDNLNAGESTFYVEMKETANILKNCTSQSLLLFDEVGRGTSTYDGMSIAWAILESLSEMHPRPKTVFATHYHELTELSRLPGVWNLHMETVEKDDKVIFLRKVKPGKAKKSFGIYVAQLAGVPDSVVKRAAEILTDMESRKKEIRIQTREPSLFQDLGSPNADNQFWQDFKKEITDLPIDSMTPIEALKLLDDWKKRVSSRG, from the coding sequence ATGCAAAACGATTCTCTTACAACGGAAACTAATTCTCCGGATCTGACAGAAGCACTGGATACTCCTATGATGAGGCAGTATCTGGAGATCAAGGCCAAGTTCCCTGATTCTATCCTATTCTTCCGCATGGGGGATTTTTATGAGATGTTTTTGGAAGATGCAAAAATTGCCTCAGCCATTTTAGATATCGCGCTTACCAAAAGACAAAACTCGGTTCCTATGTGTGGGATCCCATTTCATAGTAAAGACGGATATATCTCCAGGTTACTGACTGCTGGAAAGAAGATAGCGGTTTGCGAACAGTCAAGACCTGAAGATGGAAACACAAAACTTATGACCAGGGACGTGGTGAGGATCATCACTCCAGGCACGGTAATCGAAGAACATCTACTTTCAGGATTCCAAAATAATTATCTATGTGTGTTAGTCCCGAAAGCCGCTTTAATCTTTGTGGGAATGGCAGACGTTTCTACTGGCGAAGTTTTGCATTTCGCGGTCCCAATCTCGAGGACCCAAGTATTGGAGTCGGAGTTCGTAAAATTCAAGCCGAGTGAGATCTGCGTATTCTCCCAAGACTTGGAAAGGATCAGAGCCTGGCAGAACTTCGGAGAAAGAGAATTAACCGTTTTAGATGCTTCTAAAGTCGGATCCGAAAACTCAAACGACCCATTCCAAACAGTCACCAAAACATTAGAATATTATATTAGAGAAAATTACAGGGATGGAACTCTCACCTTAAGAGAACCTCGTATCTTACAAACTGGTTCTTATTTGGAGATGGACAGAGAGACCATCCTGAACCTGGAACTGATCGAAAATGAAAAGGAAGACAAGGGTCATACCTTGTTTTCTGTTTTGAATTTCTGCAGTACTGCGAAGGGAAAAAGAGTTCTGAAACAAAGGATCCTATTCCCGGAAACAGACCCTGCCATTCTAAAATCCAGATGGGAAAAACAGGATATTATCAAAAAGATCCCGCTGGCTCATTTGACCCAAGCATTAAAAGACCTGGGGGACCTGGAAAGAATTCTGGGCAGATTCAGAGGAAACAAGGCCTACCCTAGGGATTTTAAAACGATTCTTTCTTCTATCCAAACTTTGGATTCTCTTATTGGTTTACTTTCTCCTCTTGGATATCCGATCTCCAAACCAGACAGATTGGATGAGCTGAAAACATATATAGAAGAACGGATCCATACGGACGAACTTCCTGTTATATTAGGAAATGGTAAATTTCTAAAAGACGGTTATGACAAAAATCTGGATAGAGCCAGAGAAGCCGGATCCAAAGGTGCAGACTGGATCTTAGAATTAGAAACGGAAGAAAAAAAGAAAACAGGACTTTCCACTCTTAAGATCAAGTACAATAAGATCGTAGGTTATTTTATAGAGATCTCTCGTGCACAAGCTGAGCAGGCTCCTAAAGAATATCTTAAAAAACAAACATTAGTCACCTCAGAAAGATTTACCACTGCCAGATTAGAAGAGATAGAAAGAACTATTTTAGAAGCAGATGAGATCATCCAAAAAGTAGAAAAGGCAGAATTCGAAAAAATGGTGCAAACCGTTTTAGGATATTCTTCCGAACTCCTACTCGTCTCCGAAGAATTCGGGGACCTGGATTTCCAAATTTCACTCTTAAAGGCCGAGGAAAAATTCGGCTGGATCCGCCCTGAACTGAGCGAAGATTCCACTTTGGAAATGAGATCTTCTAGACACCCAGTGGTCGAAGCAAGTCTTCCAGTAGGTGCAAAATTCACTCCGAACGATGTGGGCCTGGATGGAAAAGAGAACTCAATCGCGATCTTAACTGGTCCGAATATGGCCGGTAAGTCCACATTCATGAGGCAGATCGCGATCAATCAGATCTTATTCCAGATAGGAGGAAGCGTGGCCGCAGAAACTGCGAAACTTCCTATTTTGGACAAGCTGTTCACTCGTATTGGAGCAGGAGACAATCTGAATGCAGGAGAGTCCACATTCTACGTGGAAATGAAAGAGACTGCGAATATTCTTAAGAACTGCACCTCCCAATCTTTATTACTCTTTGATGAAGTAGGAAGAGGAACTTCTACTTACGACGGAATGAGTATAGCCTGGGCTATTTTGGAATCTCTTTCCGAGATGCACCCTAGGCCCAAAACTGTTTTTGCCACCCACTACCATGAGCTTACGGAACTTTCCAGACTTCCTGGTGTTTGGAACCTTCATATGGAAACAGTGGAGAAGGACGATAAGGTAATTTTCCTACGGAAAGTTAAACCTGGTAAGGCCAAAAAATCTTTTGGTATCTATGTTGCTCAACTAGCAGGGGTTCCTGATTCCGTTGTAAAACGTGCCGCAGAAATTCTCACAGATATGGAATCGAGAAAAAAAGAGATCCGCATCCAAACCAGAGAACCTTCTCTTTTCCAAGATTTGGGTTCTCCAAATGCAGATAATCAGTTTTGGCAGGACTTTAAGAAAGAGATCACAGATCTTCCGATCGATTCCATGACTCCGATAGAAGCGTTAAAACTTTTAGATGATTGGAAGAAGAGAGTTAGCTCGCGGGGTTGA